From Antechinus flavipes isolate AdamAnt ecotype Samford, QLD, Australia chromosome 1, AdamAnt_v2, whole genome shotgun sequence:
aagagcacttaatatttttccacttgtttatatctgactttatttgtgtggaaagtgttttgtagttttgctcatagttcctgactttcccttggcaaatagattctcaaatattttatcctattggcagttactttaaatggaatttctttgtatctcttgctgttggattttgttagtgatatataaaaatgctcatgatttatgtgggtttattttgtgttctgcaactttgctaaagttgtagactatttctaattgctttttagtaaaatctctggggttctctgtcatctgcaaagagtcataatttggtttcctcattacctattttaattcctttaatctttttcatctcttattgctggaGCTAGCacttataatacaatattgaataggaatggagatagtgggcaaccttgtttcactcttgattttattgggaatggttccagtttatcatgattacatatgatgcttactgatagtttttaaatagatgctacttcctttttttaaggtaaagtccatttattcctatactctctagtgtttttaatatgaatgagtgtagattttatcaaatgctttttctgtttttgttaatttggttattgatatagtcaattgttaagttttcctaatattgaaccagccctgcattcctggtataaatgctacttggtcatggtgtattatcctggggatgttttctattatctttttgataatattttaagatttttttgcatcaatattcattaaggagttTAGgctataactttctttttctgtttttgtcctacctggtaggacttcttcattccctatttgtttcaaataatttattgagTTAGAGTTGATTGTTCTTGCTTTGAGAGTTTAAGATGACTCTTTACCTCCAAGACCAAGTTCTATAGCTcagtattaataaatattaagcatcAAATATGTATACCTAactttatagattagaaaaccaGGGTACAGAAAAATTCACTGATTCCAGTTCTACTAACTTGTTATCAAGCCAGAACAAAGGCCTGGCATCTTCTAATTCTCAgcctaatttttttccccatcccctcagACCACATCTCCATCTTAGAAATTGACCTTATTCTTATAGATggaatgaagaatttttttttttcctaatgaaagcATATTGGACTTGGACCCAAGGATAACTGGATTCAATTTCTGCCCATCATACTTACTAGCCAGGAAAACTTAagcaaattttcatttctaaacttCATTTGTACAAGGTTGTAATAACTTTTAGTTCTTACCTTAGAGTTGTatggatcaaatgaaaaatatatacaatgcttTGTATCACTTAAAAACTACATAAGTATCATACCATATATACTTTAGAAGctaaagtgatttatttttttcctttcaggtcTCATTTCCACAAATCCTACCCAGTTTTGATGACGAGACCATGGTATGCATTTTCCATCCCCTTTTCCACCCCTTCtctgtttgcatttctctgcttttGGGTATtagcttactttaaaaaattctatggATAAAGCatcatttgaactcaagttttagAGGTACAATTATACTTAGGCACCAATACCTAagcaggtttttttcctttcctatttcagGATAGGGAACCTCAGGTATCTTGGACTCTCATTGTGGGTGAGAGTCCCAGAAGGCAAAGGCTTACGCTTCAGGAAGCCATGCAACAGGGCTACAGTTTTATCATTGACAACAGCAAGATCATCTTGCGAGTTTCCTTTGATGCTGTTGGAGTCTCCCACTATGAGGTAGgtgattcttttctttaaaaaaaaaaaaattcacaagaaaagatatttgaatttgtctttctctGACTTTTGTTTCTTTAGGTCTGGATCTGTGACTTCACTAGTATTGAAAATTATAGGGATATAAACTTAGAGATATGCAATGAAGTTAATAAATTCGCCTCTTACATTTGAATTTGGAACTCTATGTAACTTACCTGTTGCCAAATGGCTTCATGTCAGGATTTAAAATGGGCCTTTCTGACTCAAAAGGTTGACCCTTTGCCCATCATGTAACACTGTTATTCATCATATCTTATAGCTATAATGAACACATATTGACTTGCTTGTGTTTTGAAGGCCAAATATTCACTTATTAATTCATACCTTTGTAACTTCTGCCTACTACTATTAGTGTTCTTTAGCATTAGAATTTGTGGTTGGGTAATATGTTTTTGTGCTTATTCAACTATTTTCTAAAATGTGTAGTGAGATTAGTTCCTTCATATAAAAAGTAACAGGTATTTAGTTTTTCACCTACAGAGAAATCTATTACATCAAAATCTAATCCAAACTCCACTGTGTCTGCATATTAATTAATTGATGCTGTAATAGAATGTCAACTTGAattcaactttcttttcttttctttttttttttttttttaaatatatataaacacagcAAGAAAATAATCACCTGTATACTGTGGCTCTTGAGCTTACCTATGGGCCTCCTGAACAAAGGCTTAGTCTTTCATCCCGAATGATTTGCATATTAGGTGAGATCATTggcagttaaaaaaaatgatttttgtggGGAGGAGATGGcttagtgggtagagcaccagccctgaagtcaggaggacctgagtttaaatccagcctcagacacttaacaattcctggttatgtgacaatgggcaactcacttaaccccaactgcctcagcaaaagcaaaagcaaaaaaaaaaaaaaagagagaggaaaaaatgatttttggatggaagaattttttaatattaatataagcAATATTGATCTTTCAGGTCCAGCCACCTGTAATTCAACAcatctgactctttttataccaGAGTTTCCAGGGGCATTGATAGCCATAAACGTAGACAGTCATAATGTCCCCATGAATATGTCAAAGACCAGTGGCATTGCTCTAGAGTCAAATGGCTCAAGGCTACACTTCAACAAAAGGATTCTGAAATCTAAAGTAAGTTTGTATTTGTtgaatgatttcacatgtataattgagttctttgcctttttcaatgagtaagagggaaagaatttagaactcaatattttttaaattttaaaactttaaaaattaggatattttaaagaattatatcttGGCTTGTACTTctcaaaaaaaggaataaataaaatatactacCTTACTGGTGACTTGAAGGAATTTGGACCTCCCTCATTAAAAGGGAGATTATAAATGACTTTACATATAGATAGTCTAATCTGAAAATCCCAAGAAACTACTAGGTTGACTACCTAATTTCCTATGATATGACTTTCATTATACCCAGaaagttattatttatatgtaagaCTTGTTCACTAAATGAATTTTCCTAGTAACCTAAGGTCATATACTGCTTACCTTcgtcctcccccaccccaaggtagaataactcatttttttctaatcttaatggaaatccatttaaaatttgcttttaaggaaaatcttttcttgaaaatttaTGCACTACTACCAATATTCTTGTGGAGATATAGTACAAAGAGCACTAGAATTCCTTATGGGATCACCTATGTGTCTAGTATGAGTAAAGACTGAAGGATGTAGGGACCTATAGTATACTTTGATCACTTAGTCGGTAGGCATTTCTTACCAGTACCCTCCAGTCATTTGTAATTTGTTTAGCATGCAAATCTGGGTAAAGACTCTAGAGGGGTTTTGCCTCTTTTGGAACAGTGACAGGTTTTTTGATAATCATTTCCCACTTGGGCATCTTCCCAGAATGTTCAAGATAAGATGGTCCTTTAGAGATAGTAGTTCATTTCTCATCTTAGATGAAAATAAAGCCAGCAAGATGAGATGCCAAGTAtatagagggctgcagatagtgggggaactctaggttaggtataagacccttcagcccggAGGGAACCTACTGACGATGTCTGCTTTGGCTCTCTATCTTCCCTAAGGAAAAGTCAGGAGGGCATGACTAACTGTGTTCTAGTTGAAGCAAGGGATGCTTACAGTAAAGAGGCATTTATATATCAATAGTAGGTGCTTATGGTTACCACTTGGGTTTGCTGTGGTGACATACTATTGTAGTTAGCACTTGCTCGATGTgataatgtaatggttctctagttggcacatactCAGTGTGCTATAAtaatactaaggtatttaagggcagagaggacttgaaataaatggactctatCCTTGTGAGTCTCTTGCCtctttcactcctccactaagacccaAGGTTCAGGCTGGTCCCAAaattctccagagagctagtctagaAGGTATATTTTTTTGGTACCCCAttatgggggctctagaaagcacactacagcCAAGCTCATAACTAATATTGTTTGAGGCAGAAATTAAAGCTGAGACTTCTTGTTCCCAAATCTGATACCTGTTTTAATATCTCAAGCTTGTATTTCTTGATCCCCAGATAAATGTGGTGGTTTGGTGTGAAAGGAAAGCATGTTGTTTGCCAACTTTTTGTAGTACCTCATATTTGATCTTGGTTAGGACTTAGAATATTGATCATAACAAGATATCATTgttttaagagaaataaataattcctgccctcaaaaaccTCTAGATCTAAAGAAATAAAGTCCCTTGACCTGGTGACTAAATAGACACTAAAAGCAAACCTATGAACATCCCCAGTGTTGCTTTTAGAGATAACCTCTGGTATCTCATACTagttaaatttttctattttcagatGTCTGAGAATGAGGCAGATATTCAGTTTTACTTACCTTCAGTCAAGCTGACTTTTCAGTATTCTGGGGAGATGGTATCTGTGATCCTCTATCCCGAGTCCTGTGAGTCACCAGTTTCAGTAGGTAAGGATCCTATTTGACATTGGTGAGAAGAACAGACTGTAAAACCGGTCAATTCTGACCATACTAGTCTctttaattaaagctttatatttatataaaacctaTAAATGGCTAAGTTGTCAAccttgacccttgtaaaaccttctgttccaaattttccctcccttctcccctctccccccccccccccccagatctAACCATATCGGTCTTTATGgccatgtagtttttttttttttttttagtaactttttattgatagaacccatgccagggtaattttttacagcattatcccttgcattcacttctgttccgatttttttttttttcccctccctccctccaccccttccctcagatggcaagcagtcctttacatgttgaatgggttgcagtatatcctagatacaatatatgtatgcagaaccgaacggttttcttgttgcacagggagaattggattcagaaggtataaataacccaggaagaaaaacaaaaatgcaagcagtttatattcatttcccagtgttctttctctgggtgtagctgcttctgtccatctttgatcaattaaggctctctttatcgaagagatccacttccatcagaatacatcctcaaacagtatcgttgttgagatatataatgatctcctggttctgctcatttcactcagcagcagttcatgtaagtctagccagtcctctctgtattcatcctgctggtcattccttacagaacaataatattccataacattcatataccacaatttactcaaccattctccaattgatggacatcctttcattttccagcttctagccactacaaacagggctgtatGGCCATGTAGTTAAAGTGAGTTGCCTAAAACTAAAGGATATTCTTTCAAAGTAGTCAGATTATTAGAAGTTTTAAAGCAGCATTTTTAGTAACTCTCCCattaggaagaaatgaaaggatgAAGCATTTAcaaagtgccaggcactgtgctaagcacttcataattctcatttgatcttcacaacaatctttgtAGGGGGCTAGGGGttaggttcctttttttttttttttttaattttttaaattattattattattattttttttttttttgagaaaactgaggctacaGATTGACTCGCATAGATATACTGGATTTAGGAGTAGTTCCAGATTCCAGGCTTAGTGCTAAATTAACGGCTTATAAAACTTATTTggtaaacaaatttttttttcccctccgtAAACCATAGTTGTTGATGGCACATGTACCCCGGATGGCTTTATGAACTTTGAAGTCTACAGCCACCAAACAAAGCCAACCTTGAACCTAGACACTCTCCAAGTGAGAGATACATCCTGCCAGTGGGCCTTTAAGGATCCCTCTCAAGAGATGGTTCGATTTCACATACCTCTGAATGGGTGTGGAACAAGAGCAAAGGTTGGTGATGTGGGGGAGCGTTAAGAGGTTGAGACCTGCCTCTCCTCAAGTTAACCAATTACTAATGAACTCTTCCTTAATGTCCTGAAGTTTGAAGGAGACCAAGTCATCTATGAAAATGAAATACATGCTCTTTGGGCAGATCTCCCCCCAAGCAAAATTACTAGAGACAGTGAATTTAGGTAAGAGGCTCTCGGCTCAGTAAACATATTCCTTCTTGGTCAGTTAAGTCAAATTGTTCAATCTAGAAACACTTACCTTTGCATCTTCCCTTCCCACACTCATCCTGGCAGTCTGACAGTGAGATGTTTCTACAGCAGCACCGATATCTTGGTCAGAACGAATATCAGTAATCCTCCTTCTCCAGTGGCTTCAGTGAAACCAGGACCACTTTCCTTAATCCTACAAATCTATCCAGGTAAGAGTAATATATACTTCTGAGAAGCATAATTTATATTGTACCTTAACTCTCCAAGATAAGAACAATGTCCTTTTGTTGGGTCATTTTTCTATAACCtttatatttcaattcaattctaaCTCTGTTTTATATGCtacaattataattattcttGAACAGTGGTTGTCAATGGTTTCTATTCCACTTTTCTGGTCTATTCTACACTATTCTAATAGTAGGACattattttaatgacatttttatagtgtgtctatttgtaaagcaatttatatttttgtcatgAATGTTAGAGGCAGCTGGAATGGCAGTAGGTATGCTAGGCTTGAAATCAAGAAAGGATCAAAGTTCAAATGGGGCCTTACGCTTTCAGCTGTGTAGctgtaagcaagtcatttaaatggtttccttgcctgtaaaaatgaagatcataatagcactttactctttgaatttttatgaagatcaaattcTCATTTATAAAGTTTAATACAGTTCCTGATGCATGATAAGTACATgcctattcctttctctttctcccctccccccccccattatcctactttatagatggggaaaacatatttggaaatgaatttgggtcttcctgaatcTCCTATGGAACTCTACTACTTGGCTCCCTCATTTCTATTCTGGTCTTAAAACTATTCAAATAACCTACAGGAAGCTTTCCCTTTCCTAGATGAGACTTATCTCCATCCTTATAAGGATGATCAGTACCCTATAGTGAAATACCTACGTCAACCAATTTATATGGAAGTTCAAGTTCAAAACAGAAATGATCCAAACCTCAAACTAGTCTTGGATGACTGCTGGGCAACAGCATCAGTGGACCCTGCCTCTCTTCCACGATGGAATGTGATTGTGGATGGGTAAGTCTACCTTTAAGCTAATCTGTTCTTGGTTATAGAATTCTGATGCTTAAATTAACAGACCATATATGGAATAGTGCAAAGTCGGTTGAgttcatgaagaaaaatgaagttggACTGCCTCTttgaaatgaatgattaaaaatatcACTTATTAGGTTTGTGTCTTGAGCActtgagaacaaaaacaaaacaaatggttTCTGaactcaaagagcttacattctgttgaagacaatacataagaaaataatggcaaggaaaattaattttcctcTAGAAAAGCCACAGAAACAGTGGGGCTATAGGGAGGAATCACAATGATACAATCCATCTAGGAACTGTCAGTTAAATTGATCATGGTTCATACCAGAACtaggaaataaggaaataagaaaaagagaaatagtttaCTGATAAGGATGTTGTAGATAAGtgtggt
This genomic window contains:
- the ZP2 gene encoding zona pellucida sperm-binding protein 2; this encodes MGRRVFGVGLNRSPKGTCLGPHFPWLLILGTLVTSVVAGNFSTTSFPGTVTCYDDEIKIGFPEDLDSKSWQAYLVDSFGNKILNCTHIMNSNNLTLRAMYKNCAEMVHGMYQVNLKFLPNGTVNHQVVTYRLSCPATQADEVIGETLAATNCTKEFMSVSFPQILPSFDDETMDREPQVSWTLIVGESPRRQRLTLQEAMQQGYSFIIDNSKIILRVSFDAVGVSHYEQENNHLYTVALELTYGPPEQRLSLSSRMICILGPATCNSTHLTLFIPEFPGALIAINVDSHNVPMNMSKTSGIALESNGSRLHFNKRILKSKMSENEADIQFYLPSVKLTFQYSGEMVSVILYPESCESPVSVVVDGTCTPDGFMNFEVYSHQTKPTLNLDTLQVRDTSCQWAFKDPSQEMVRFHIPLNGCGTRAKFEGDQVIYENEIHALWADLPPSKITRDSEFSLTVRCFYSSTDILVRTNISNPPSPVASVKPGPLSLILQIYPDETYLHPYKDDQYPIVKYLRQPIYMEVQVQNRNDPNLKLVLDDCWATASVDPASLPRWNVIVDGCDYILDNYRTKFHNVGSVNYPNHYRRFEVTTFAFVSQGQALSNLIYFHCSVLLCDRFYPDSPLCSVTCPASSRMKRDIIAEKSTITSLPGPVILLSDQVPSLRGPTDTKRPWYEGTSIALQVGSIIIAEIFVVAVICLVKCIPSRTKRCELTNDLA